Proteins from a genomic interval of Quercus robur chromosome 9, dhQueRobu3.1, whole genome shotgun sequence:
- the LOC126701036 gene encoding glycine-rich cell wall structural protein 1-like — protein MASRGGPNPNGGWDFRSGGVISPDGNWNYNWGAGSGSGGTTFGFGSSASSSPNGGGFGFGFGFGSGSFTSIGASRFGFGAGSGGVNGAASVNLNSEFRFGFGFGGSIRYPTDQVRSNGVRDTNVYNGNNHAANGNGAAGSR, from the coding sequence ATGGCAAGCAGAGGTGGTCCGAATCCGAATGGAGGGTGGGACTTTCGGAGTGGAGGCGTTATCTCTCCTGATGGAAATTGGAACTACAATTGGGGGGCTGGTTCAGGCTCTGGTGGCACCACTTTTGGCTTTGGTTCTAGTGCAAGCTCTAGTCCTaatggtggtgggtttgggtttgggtttgggtttggatCGGGTAGCTTTACTTCAATTGGAGCTAGCAGGTTTGGGTTTGGTGCTGGCAGTGGTGGTGTTAATGGTGCTGCTAGTGTCAATTTAAACAGTGAATtcagatttggatttggatttggtggAAGTATTAGGTACCCAACAGACCAAGTCAGGTCTAATGGGGTTCGTGACACTAACGTTTACAACGGGAACAATCATGCTGCCAATGGCAATGGAGCCGCTGGGAGCCGTTAG